A stretch of the Salmo salar chromosome ssa20, Ssal_v3.1, whole genome shotgun sequence genome encodes the following:
- the LOC106581413 gene encoding LOW QUALITY PROTEIN: dipeptidyl peptidase 1 (The sequence of the model RefSeq protein was modified relative to this genomic sequence to represent the inferred CDS: inserted 7 bases in 4 codons; substituted 2 bases at 2 genomic stop codons), with protein GVFLLWVAGSRADTRADTPAYCTYEDLLGSWVFRVSKGGQDKGINCSLYPEKGSEVTSYCDQTLPGWVHDSLGNNWACFTAKRVVPVSPHSVRTHLYSQNDLLLLXWSYKHNLDFINSNVTQSSWKAXSEHETYTLQQLMHRAGGPASHIPRYSHSLXIYGGPAPVTAMLVKMAAGLPERWDWRDVNGVNYLSPVRNQVQGLSGSCYSFSSTGMLEARVRIQTTXRDAIFSPQQVVSCSQYSQGCDGGFPYLIGKYIQDFGVVDESCYPYVGKDSPCDVSNGCLCHYASDYRYVGGFYGGCSESAMMLALVKHGPIGVTFEAYPEFMHNKEGIYHHTGLHDPYNLFELTNHVVLLVGYGHCHMTGQKNSWGTEXGGFFRIRRGSDXCAIESIAVAAKPIPKLGRGGGCQMLVFPIGG; from the exons GGTGTGTTCCTGCTCTGGGTGGCGGGCTCCCGGGCTGATACCCGGGCTGATACCCCGGCCTACTGCACCTATGAAGATCTGTTGGGATCCTGGGTGTTCCGGGTATCGAAGGGCGGGCAAGACAAGGGCATCAACTGCTCTCTG TACCCTGAGAAGGGCTCCGAGGTGACCAGCTACTGTGACCAGACTCTGCCAGGCTGGGTCCATGATTCTCTGGGGAACAACTGGGCCTGCTTCACTGCCAAGAGGGTTGTCCCAGTATCTCCTCACTCTGTGCGCACACACCTCTACTCCCAAAATGACCTCCT gCTGCTCTAGTGGTCCTACAAACACAACCTGGACTTCATTAACTCCAATGTGACCCAGAGCTCCTGGAAAG ACAGTGAACATGAGACCTACACTCTGCAGCAGCTAATGCACAGGGCTGGGGGACCAGCCTCACACATCCCCAGGTACAGTCACTCACTT TAAATCTATGGTGGCCCTGCCCCTGTGACAGCAATGCTAGTCAAGATGGCGGCTGGCCTCCCTGAGCGCTGGGACTGGAGAGACGTCAACGGAGTCAACTACCTCAGTCCTGTCCGCAACCAGG TGCAGGGTTTGTCTGGTAGCTGCTATTCTTTTTCCTCTACGGGAATGTTGGAAGCTCGTGTCAGGATCCAAACAAC CCGAGACGCCATCTTCAGTCCACAGCAGGTTGTCTCCTGTTCCCAGTACTCACAAG gttgtgACGGTGGTTTCCCCTACCTCATTGGGAAGTACATCCAGGACTTTGGGGTCGTGGACGAGTCGTGTTATCCGTACGTTGGGAAGGATTCCCCTTGTGATGTTTCCAATGGCTGTCTCTGCCACTACGCCTCGGACTACCGCTACGTGGGAGGGTTCTACGGAGGCTGCAGTGAGTCTGCCATGATGCTGGCACTGGTCAAGCATGGACCCATAGGGGTGACCTTCGAG GCGTATCCTGAATTCATGCACAATAAGGAGGGTATCTACCACCACACGGGCCTCCATGACCCCTACAACCTGTTTGAGCTGACCAACCATGTGGTGCTGCTGGTGGGCTACGGCCACTGTCACATGACTGGTCAGAAGAACAGCTGGGGGACAGA GGGGGGCTTCTTCAGGATCCGACGGGGATCTGA GTGTGCCATCGAGAGCATCGCCGTGGCAGCCAAGCCCATCCCCAaactggggaggggggggggttgtcaaATGTTAGTTTTCCCAATTGGAGGCTAG
- the LOC123729293 gene encoding ras-related protein Rab-38 → MQNNYKEHLYKILVIGDLGVGKTSIIKRYVHQNFSPNYRATIGVDFALKVLNWDQETVRLQLWDIAGQERFGNMTRVYYREAMGAFIVFDMTRPSSFEAVTKWKEDLDSKLTLANGKNVAAVLLANKCDQGRDVLTNNRIQMEKFCLENGFVGWYETSAKENMNIDEAANCLVKHIIANENDIIQSEVPDTVSPQLNSDRGGTCSSCFKS, encoded by the exons ATGCAGAACAACTACAAGGAGCACCTCTATAAGATTCTGGTAATAGGGGACCTGGGGGTGGGGAAGACTAGCATCATCAAGCGTTATGTTCACCAGAACTTCAGCCCCAACTACCGGGCCACGATAGGAGTGGACTTCGCCCTGAAGGTGCTTaactgggaccaagagactgttCGGCTACAGTTATGGGACATAGCAG gtcagGAGCGTTTTGGGAACATGACGAGGGTCTACTACCGTGAAGCCATGGGGGCGTTCATCGTTTTTGACATGACGCGGCCTTCCTCCTTCGAAGCCGTCACCAAGTGGAAGGAGGACCTGGACTCTAAACTCACACTGGCCAATGGGAAAAATGTGGCCGCTGTGCTACTGGCTAATAAGTGCGACCAGGGGCGGGACGTGCTGACCAACAACAGGATCCAGATGGAGAAGTTCTGTCTGGAGAATGGCTTTGTGGGATGGTACGAGACATCTGCCAAG gagaatATGAATATAGATGAAGCAGCCAACTGTCTGGTGAAGCACATCATCGCCAACGAGAATGATATCATCCAATCAGAAGTCCCTGACACCGTCTCTCCACAATTAAACTCTGACAGGGGTGGGACATGTTCCTCCTGTTTCAAATCATAG